In Acidianus brierleyi, one genomic interval encodes:
- a CDS encoding 3-methyl-2-oxobutanoate dehydrogenase subunit beta: MKFLRGNAACPGCPIPKELDALLEVTGKKTVLVVPASCTTVIMGDTTGMPSTVPVVHSAFAASPAIASGISASLRSKGEKDYSVVVWAGDGGTGDIGFASLSGAAERNEDIIYVCYDNEAYMNTGIQRSGLTPYGAWTTTTPSGKREFKKPLPMIVAEHNVPYVATASVAYIFDYQNKVKKAKEIKGFRYIHLLSPCPPGWRYDSSLTIEIAKLAVETGIWPLYEIENGEFRLTSISKVLIDKDKRKPVESYIKYQGRFAKLSAEDIKKLQDYVDEMWEQIKGLIKK; the protein is encoded by the coding sequence ATGAAATTCTTAAGAGGAAACGCAGCGTGTCCAGGTTGTCCTATTCCTAAAGAATTAGATGCCTTATTAGAGGTTACAGGTAAAAAGACAGTCTTAGTTGTTCCTGCTTCATGCACCACGGTAATAATGGGAGATACTACTGGTATGCCTTCAACTGTTCCAGTAGTACATAGTGCTTTTGCAGCATCTCCGGCTATAGCCTCAGGAATTTCTGCATCGTTAAGAAGTAAAGGTGAAAAAGACTATTCAGTAGTTGTTTGGGCTGGAGATGGGGGTACTGGAGATATAGGTTTCGCATCACTAAGTGGTGCCGCAGAAAGAAATGAGGATATAATTTACGTATGCTATGATAATGAAGCTTATATGAATACTGGAATACAAAGATCTGGACTAACCCCTTATGGGGCATGGACTACTACAACACCTTCTGGTAAAAGAGAATTTAAAAAACCTTTACCAATGATAGTTGCAGAACATAATGTACCTTATGTAGCTACTGCATCTGTAGCATATATTTTTGATTATCAGAATAAAGTCAAGAAAGCTAAGGAAATTAAAGGATTTAGATATATTCACTTACTATCTCCTTGTCCTCCAGGTTGGAGATATGATTCTAGCTTAACGATAGAAATAGCTAAATTAGCAGTTGAAACTGGAATATGGCCATTGTACGAAATAGAAAATGGAGAATTCAGATTAACTAGTATAAGTAAAGTGCTAATAGATAAAGATAAAAGAAAACCTGTAGAATCCTACATTAAGTATCAAGGAAGATTTGCCAAATTATCTGCAGAAGATATAAAGAAACTTCAAGATTATGTAGATGAAATGTGGGAACAAATTAAAGGTCTGATTAAAAAGTAA